In the genome of Methylococcus sp. EFPC2, the window GCATTGCGCACTGATTGGCGCGGTTCGAGCGGTGATGCGGGCGTTCAATGGCTTATCCATTATTTGATATCGGAATTCACATATCGCGTGCTCTGGCGGCTACCGACCCCGACGTTACGTCGGTCACACGGACCTTCTGGGCCGTTGGATAGCAAAATGCCGTAAATACGCGTCGTCATCGAATTGACATAACTACTCATTACAATGCGCGCCTGATTTGCTTTTTTGGCCTAGGTAAAATTTGTACGCACTCCTTCTTCGGATCTTAGGCGAACGGCAACTAATTGATTGTGCAGATAATGCAGCGCTGGTTAACCGTGGATGAAGCCAACCGGTGTACGGGGTCCTTTTGGATGGTTTTAATGTTTTGGTGTGATAATGAATGGCAATAAACCTAGCTCGTTTGTTTCTATCGGGTTGGAGGGTGTCCTTATTTTGGTAGCGTTTGCAGGCGTGGCCCAAGCGGCGCCGACCCCTTGGAAAGGTATTGCAGACTACAAAAGTGCGCCGGGCAGCGTTGGTGACGAGGATTTAGTAGGCCCCTTCAGTACCTATGATTTCGGTACGGGTGTGGTGTTGTCCAAACTGATTTCAGGGGACGGTCAGCATGTTGGCGACGTTTTCCAGGGTTACTATCAGACCTATGTTCAAGGGCACGAGTTAAACGCCTTACCGGTGAGTGCAGGCGGTTTGAACTCAAACTACGAACTGACGGTCGTAGCCGAATTTCAAGAGACAATAACCGGTATAACTGCTTTCGGTCCCACCTTTAGCGTGACAGGCGGCAGTGCTGCGCTGTATTTCGATACCTCGCCCGATAGGAGTTATGTATCTGACTCTGGCTTTAACAATGGCGTGCCAATACTGACCGGTAGGATTACCTCGGGCAGCGCTTTTTTTGTTTCGCCAATTGGTATGGGTTCTTCCCAGTTTGAATTGAGTTTGAACGGTACTTTTAGTGGTTATAACTCCGCTGTTTACGAGCCTGACACCATTGGTGGCGGGATCGCTAATTTTAATTTGCGCGCTACGTTGAGCGATCTCGTTTTTTTAAACACGATATCGACTGTACAGGGCGAGAGTAAGGTTGGAAATATACTGTTGGCCGGAGATGGGGGGCTGCAGCTGACGACGGCGGTACCTATTCCTTTCGCAGGATGGTTGTTCGGCGCTGCCTTGGTGGGCCTGACATTGGTTCATCGGCAAAAATCAGATCTTTAAGATGTTAGGCGTACACCGCTGCTTGAGTTGGATTCGGGAGAGTGGGTTTTGGGCTTGTCTTTAGGATCTTAAAGAGCCTCTGATTTAGCCCTGCGACGGGTTCGGGACGAATGGAAACGTGCTCGTGTTTGCTAGTGTCGAAGTATGACTGAAGTCGACTTGTTCAGCGCTTCCTTCCGTGGATTCGTGACCGCGTCGCTATCGGGTGATGATGAATCATTGGTGCTTCCATAGCTGGGACATCGGTGGTGTTTCCTCGTTCGCCGTACCCAGTGTTAAACGAAGGATGTCTTACTCTGGTTTCAATCTGTATTTACCGCTGATGTGAACGGAGTTCCCCGTTTGGGATGCCAATCCAGATCCATATTGCGCCGCCTATTCGGTGCCGACACGACGGATAGCCACCGATACATTTGATTAATTGAAAACATTCCCCGACGTATTACTTGCTTCCACCGTGAAAATTGCGACTTTGTTCTCGATCGCGGGAAAATATTGGGTTCTCGCCCTTGTATATGTGGGTATCCTCTGGATTCCCGCTTGCTCATATGCAGAAGACGTCTATCGGCTCAACACGGGCGACAAGTTGAGAATAGATGTTTGGCAAGAAGAAAATCTGCGCGCAGACGTCATTGTGTTGCCTGACGGCACGATCAATTTTCCCTTGGTGGGATCGGTGCCCGTAGCCGGAAAAACCACCACCGAACTTGCCTCAGTCCTGAAAGAAAAATTGTCCGACTTCATCCCGGGTCCGGAAGTAAATGTGGCCTTGGTGACGCTTGAAGGCAATGTCATTTATGTCATTGGGGAGGTCACCAGACCCGGTCCCCTTATCATGACGAGAAACATGACGGTCGTGCAAGCTCTCAGTATGGCAGGCGGCTTGACGCCATTCGCCGAAAAAAATGACATCCACATTTTACGCGCCGATCAGGGACGGAACACCGTTTCGATACCCTTCCGATATGGAGATGTTGAGGATGGTGATAAGTTGGACTCTATTGTTCCGCTGCAAAGCGGCGACACCATCATCGTCCCCTGAATATCACTATCGTATTTGGAAATTCAGGTGTGCGTAAACGAAGGTGGTTTTGCATTGTTTGCGCGGGCGTCGCGCATTACGCGATGGCTGCCGAGTGGCATATCAAAGGCGCCTATACGCAGGAACTCCAACACGACGACAACATCGGCATGCGAACCGGGAAAACTGAGGTTTACGGTACAGTGTTGCGACCGAGCTTCGATGCTGGCTGGCGAGATGGCGCCATGAACATCGGCATCAACGGAACCGGGGAAGTCCGCCGTTATGATGACGATCTTTGGGATTGTGAAACCTTTGGTATGGGCATGAGGCCGAGCTATCAAGGCCGAAAACATGAATTCTCCCTGACGGGTGGTTATTCCCAGTCCTGCACTTACACTCAACAAGCGACCGACACGGGGATCTTGTTACCTAAGAATCAGTCGGAGAATTACAACCTAGCCCCCGCCTGGAGTTGGCAATGGTCGGCGCGCGATCAATTCACTGTCGGCCCGTCGTACAGCCAAACTGATTACATTTCGACAGGAGCGGCCAATGGTTTCACCTCTACGCCTTTCCAAGGCAACAAGACATACGGTATCAATCTGTCCGAAATGCATCGGCAAAGTCCCCGTCTTTCGTTGACCGGCAGCACATTTTACTCTCATTCCAGCTACACCGGAGCTCATGCATCTAGTCAAGATGTCTTTGGCTTTCAATTGGGGGCGCAATACCAGATTTCGCGTGCATGGTCCATTAATGGCAGCGCCGGCGGACGTTGGGTCGAGTCACAAGTTCGGAGTAGCGGATTAGGCGACAGTCATACACCCGGTACGCCCCAATTCGGCGAGTTGGCCAATATCGCGTTGAGCCACAAAGGTAAATATGCCACTTCATCGGTGACCTTTTCCCGAACCGTCAACCCCAGCGCGTTTGGCCAAGTAACTCAATACACGTCCGTCTCCGCACGTTATAGCTACCCGATCACGCGCCATCTTTCCTGGTCGCTTGACGGCAGTTATCAGCAGAACGAATCAGCAAGCCAAAGCTCATTCCAAACGCGCCAAAACCGAACCTTTTTCTCTGCGTCTTCCGGACTTACTTGGCAGTTCGCTAAACACTGGCGCTTGTCCGGAAACTACCGCTATCGCCGGCAGGAATACGACAGCATCCCCGGCGTACGAGACTCCAATGCCGTCACCGTAGACATCTCCTACGACTGGGATGGTTTGCGGGAAGCGCGCTAACTCGATCGTCCAGTACCCGCATGGAACAAGAAGAAAACGTCAAAACTATCGCCGAGTACCTCGAGGTACTTAAACGGCGAAAGTACATAGCGCTGGTTTCATTTGTAACAATCAGCTTCCTGGGATTTGTGTTGGCGATGAAGTTACCGCCGGTGTATCGCTCGTCAGCCACCATCTTGATCGAGGACCAGCAGATTCCTCGCAGCATGGTGCAAACCACAATTACCGATTTTGCCGACAAACGCATAGAGCTCATCAAACAGCGTGTGATGACGCGGGATCGGATACTCGGCATCATTCAGAAACATAAACTTTACCTCGACGATCGCGACAAGCTGGTACCCAGCGAACTCGTAAAACGTTTTCAAGAGGATACAGAAATCCAGATGATCGCTGCCAATGTAGCGGACCCCCAGCGCGGTAGCGGAAAAGCCACGATCGCGTTCACCATATCGTTCAGCGATCGGCTGCCAAATGTGGCGCAAGGGGTTTCGAATGAATTGGTGAGCTTATTTCTCGAAGAGAATACCCGTGTGCGGGCCCAGCGAGCGGCCAAAACAACGGAGTTTCTCAATGAAGAAGCTGAAAAGCTTAAACACGAAATCCTGATGCTGGAAACCCGGATTGTCGATTATAAAGCCAAATACGGCAAGAGTTTGCCGGATATGTTGCAGGTTAATCTCACCGCCGTAGAACGAACCAATGAATCGCTCAGGCAGACCGACAACGACATTCGGCTTGCTCGTGATCGCATTACGTATCTTTCTGATGCGCTGCTGCAAGCAAAGGAAAACTCGGCCACTACCAGCGGCAGGCAGGCGGACAAACCTATGGGCAAAGCGGAGCAGATGCGATTGCTTAAATCGCAGTTTATACGGCTCAGTTCGCTTTATACGCCTTCTCATCCCGATGTATTAAGGGTAAAGCGGCAGATTGTCAGCATGGATCCCAGCTTTACTGGCGCGGAGGCTACGCGGAGCGATGTGAGTTCCGAATTACTTAAGGCGGAGGCGGAACTCGTTCTGTTGAAGGACAAGTATGCCGACAATCACCCGGATGTCGTCAAACTGCAACAACAGCTTGCTACCTTGAGGCAAAAGGCTGACGCGGCGGCGACCCAAGATGGGAATGATTCGGAAAACACGGTCAAAGGGGACCCCGCCTATTTGTCACTATCCAATCAGCTCCTTAGCACTCAGCATGAGCTGGAGAACTCGCTGAAACGTAGGGAGGAGTTACAAGGCGACCTGCGGGAATTGCAGGCCCGAGTCGACCAAACCCCCTTGGTGGAAAAGCAATATGCCGAATTGCAGAGAGATCGCCAAAATAGCCTGAATAAATATGCGGAGCTGGAAGCTAAGAGCCGAGAGGCCAAATTGGCTCAGACATTGGAAGAGGAGCAAAAGGGCGAGACCTTCACCCTGATCGAGCCCCCTGTAGCGCCAGACAAGCCCGAGAAACCTAACCGCAAAAAAATTATCGCGCTGGGTGCGGGAGTTGGCTTAGGGACCGGCTTGGCACTCATGATTTTGCTGGAGCTTCTATATGAAAGAGTGCGTGGACCAAAAGCCTTGGAACGCATCGCCGGGATGGCTCCGTTAGTGGTTATTCCATATATAGAGACCCCGGCAGATATAAGAAAACGCAAGGCCCAAGTACAGCTCACAAGTATTGTAATCGGGGGAGCAATTGTCGCCATCACACTACTGACTCATTTTTATGTTATGCCTTTAGAACAAATTGGGGCGGCCGTAGTAGTGAAGATAGGTCGGCTATAGGAAACGAATTTAGTATTCGAATTTCGCCGGAAAGCGAAGGGTATGTATACGTAGTTCTGAGATGTTCACTGCTAGGACGTGATAGGGCTATCTAATAGCGCCGGCAAGCCAAGGCCTGGCTAGGCCATACGACTCAACCTGCTTTGCTTTATCTAGGTTAAAGATTTTGGAACAAAGCTCAATTCAGCACAAATCTGTCCCTCCGATTCAATATACCCGGACCCGGCGGATTACCGTTAACCCCGGCCTAATGCGCGATCGGCGACTGGTCATGGGACTGAGAAACGACCCGTACGCCGACGTTTTTCGATTGTTACGCACGAATATATTGCGGCAGCTCCGCGAAAAACGGTGGACCAGTCTGGCGATCGTCGCACCCACAGCGGAATGCGGAAAAACCTTCGTTACGGTTAACCTGGCTATTGCTCTGGCCATGGAAGTTAACCAGACCGTGCTCGTCGTTGACGCCGACCTACGAAAACCCAATGTTGCCTGGTATTTCGGGATGAAACCCGAGAAAGGCTTGCTGGATTACCTGCAAGATGACGTAACGGTGGAAGACCTTTTGGTGAACCCTGGTTTTGACCGACTGGTGGTTCTGCCAGGACGCGGTACGACAGAACACTCGTCCGAGTTACTGGCACTGCCGCGAATGACTTCCCTAGTAACGGAGCTCAAAACGCGTTACGACTCACGCATCGTGCTATTCGATCTTCCTCCGCTGCTCGCTTCGGACGACGCAATGCTGTTCATGCCGCATTACGACGCAGCACTGCTGGTGATTGAGGATGGCAAGAATACACCGGGTGAAATACGGCACTCGATCAATATACTCGACGGTACTCCGCTTGCTGGCATGGTGCTGAACAAATCGCGCGCCGTCACCGTAACACCCTATCAGCGCGCCACGGGTTAAAAGCGGCCACAAGAGACGTGGGCTACACCATGAACAATCGAGTGCACATAATGGGTATCGATTTCGACCCATTGACCATGGCTGATGTGGTTGCCACGGTATTAACTTGGGCGGGCGAGACATATCACACATGCCGGTATGTGGTGACACCAAACGTTAATCATGTCGTGACCTTCCAGGATAACGATGGCCTTCAGGCCGCGTATCGAGACGCTTCCTTAGTAGTGGTTGACGGGAAGCCGGTATTGCTGGCTTCTCGATTGCTTGGCAAGCGGCTGCCGGGCTTAGTGCCAGGTAGCGATCTCTGCCCAGTTTTGTTCGACACAGCAGTCAAACAATCGGGACTGCGAGTTTTTTTGCTTGGCGCCGGAGATGGCGTGGCTGAGCGGGCCGCCAGAGTTATCCAGGCGCGTTGGCCATGGATTTCGGTTTGTGGTTACTACACCCCTCCGATGGGTTTCAACTCCGAATCGCACGAGAACGCCGAAGTGATCGATTGCATCAACGCGGCGCAGCCCGATGTGCTGCTCATAGGACTCGGGGCCCCGAAACAGGAAATCTGGATACATGCCATGCGGGCTCAACTTCACGTCAAAGTCGCCTTGTGCATCGGCGCGGCCATCGACTTTCTCGCGGGAGAAAAAACTAGGGCACCCAAGTGGATGCGGTTTGTGGGTTTGGAATGGCTGCACCGGGCGCTGAGCGAGCCGAAACGACTCGCTGGTCGATATTGGCATGATGCCAAAGTATTTCCCCTCTTGGTACTTCGCGACCGTTCGCGATTGAAACGAGTCCGCACCATGCTCCAGCGATCACCCATTCGCTAAAATCCGGACAAAACAGGGGACACGAACATGGACCACAAGTATTCGGCACTAATATTGTTCGCCTTGTTAGTTTTGTCATTTCCCCCGGTTCAAGCATGTGAAGCGCCGTCCGAAAGCTTTTGCGCCGATTACTTCCGGGGCATCGGCCTGTCCGGCCCCGTCCTGGCCACCGAAACGACGTCAAAAATCGATTTCGACTGGAAAAACGGTCGACCACATAGGCGAGTATCCGCGAACTTCTTCTCTGCACGCTGGGAAGGCATATTCGACTTCGACGCGCATCCCTATGAATTCATGGTGCGGGCTGACGACGGTATTCGCGTGGCTATCGATGGAACTATCGTCATCGACCGATGGAAGCCTACGCGTGGACAAAAAAATAGGACCACTCTAACGCCCGGGTCAGGCAAACATCGTATCACCGTTGAATATTTCGAATTAACCGGATTGGCGGGGGCGACTGTCGATTGGCACCCTATTACGTCCACTAACTCCGTAGCCTTTGTAACGTATAACGCGAAAGGCGCGCTCGCTGTAAGCCAGCAAGCCCCGTGGACAAATTCGCCACCTCGCTTGCCCATCGGTATCAATCTTTCCACTTTTGATTACTGGAATTCCGCGGTTCCTTTCAAAGATCTTATGATGCAATCGGGGGTTGTCGGTGTATATAAACAGGCCTCCAATGACCGCTGCGAGACACAACCACCGCTAGTTAACAATGGATACCCTAAATACGTTCCAGCGGGGTGCCGTATTAGAATTTTTAGCACTTTCCAAATCAAAAATGAATATTGGCCAAATGGTGTCCCTACCTATCGTCCAGGACATTATGTCTTACTTCACAAAGGAGTCGGCACAATAAAACTTAGCTGGGATGCCGCAAACGTTAAGTATACGAGCGCGGGGCGCATCGAATTCGACGTTCCGACACCTGGCACTGGCTTACAAATAGAAATCGTAAATTCCGATAATAACAATCCCGTTCATGATATGCACATCGTTCACGCAGACGATGAAGCTACGTTTAGAACGCAGCCATTCAATGAAAAGTGGCTGAACATTTTGAAACCGTTTAATGTCATCCGGTTCATGGACTGGGGGAGAGTCTCCCAGAATATCACGAAATATTCGGGGGCCGCTGTTGCACATACGACCAATACCCTGACGCTGCCTAGCAGTGCGCCTTCCGTCGACAATCTGTTCAATGGTATGGTGACCATGATCAATGTCAATGGAAAATATCCGCGAGTATTCATCGAAAAGTATGACGGCGCAAGCAGAACGCTTTTTCTGCGCTCCCCCATAGAACTATCGACTACGGGTGCGCAGCCCACGCTTACTATCTTCGATTTTCCCAATAAAACCTGGGAGGAACGGGCTCAGCCCACGACGTTGGGGCAGACTACCAACGCCGGGGTGGCATTCGAATACATGATAGACCTAGCCAATACCATTAATGCCAATCCATGGATCAATATTCCAACAGCCGCGGATGATCGCTTTGTACAAGAACTCGCGAAACTTATCAAAAGCCGGCTAAAGCCCACGCTCAAATGCTACATTGAATACTCCAATGAAACTTGGAACTACGGGTGGCCCGGGTATCATTACTCAGAAGCCAAAGTCAACGACATGAAATTGACTGGCACATGGATACCAGCCGATGCCTGGCAGGCCTATCGCGCTGTTGAAATCTTCCGCATTTTCAACCAAGTATTCGGCGAGCGTGACCTGCGCGAACAACGAAACGGGAGCCGTTTGGTAAGGGTGTTGACCTCTCAGACCGCTTGGCTGGACCGTGCTATGAAAGTTATGGATTGGACCAACAGCGGCAATACCTATCCCACGCTAGGGATACCCGCCCATAAATTTGCCGACGCTTGGGGCATGACAACCTATTTTTCTGCCCCGGGAGGCGCTAAAACAATAGAACTGGCTTCGACAACAGAGTTGATCGATATGCAAATTGCGGCCATTGACCAAGAGGTTGCAAAAACGCCTAAACCGGGCTTGTTCCGACAAATAATTGAAGCATGCCGTAAACGCGGGCTGCAAGTCGTCGCGTACGAGGGTGGTACCCACTTGCTCGCTCCCCAAGAACGCACGGACTTGGTTGCCAAAGTGGTATTAACCAACCGGGAGTCAAGAATGGAGCAGTTATACAGCCATGCCTTAACCGCCTGGGAAAATCTGGCGAAAGAATATGGCTCGAGTGCGATCGGCGTTTGGAATCAATACTATGATGTTGGCCGATATTCAAAATATGGCTACTGGGGCATTTTGGAGTCCACCTATCAAGATCCCAGCACGGTGCCAAAATACAAAGCCATACAGTCCTTTGTGAACGGCAATCGCGTTAACAATTGATGCGGTATATCTATGCATGCATGTTTATACTCGATCGCCGATGGCTACATGACCAACTATACCGTTGAGGTTAAGGGTACAGGCCTCACTACATTAATTATTTATTCGGGATAGCAGAAGTTTCTGTGATCCCGTTGACAGCGGTGTCACTGCCTGGAAGCCATCACCAGCCTTGTCGCTCCGACAGCCCTAATTGGAGTGTTTGTATAAGAGTCGCACCGGTGGGTAGTCGCCGCCGGGACGAAAAGTTTTGTAGTATTTTATCCTGACGCCGGAAATGAGGATTGTCGATTTAGGGGGGGCAGTCACAAATATGGGATATTATACTCCCACTTTAATCTAATCTGTCTCAACCCGCCTGGCGTAGTTGCAACGAATCATAATACCCGTTAAACAACGTTACGAGTGTCGTAAGCTATTGAGTCTCAGATGGCTATTACCAACAGATTTCATATGAGGAAGTGCCTTACTTTAAAGCCGGATATTTTCGTCTTATATCTAGTAACGGCTTTATCGATCATGTTGGGAGCAGGCTAAGCGGCTAGAGTTTGCCTGTGAGGTTAATTGCTTATCTCAAAACACTGGGTTCAGATCCAATGCAAATAGCCACCTGCAGAGGCATATTTCGGCGAGCCGTTTTGGTGGTTGTACCTCAAAATCCGCAGCAGTTCTTTGTGAAAACATGGTCGGAAAACCTACCCGCGTGGACTGAAAGAGTAGCGACTACTACGGTATTGATCGAGGCAATTAACAGGGCTATTTCCCCACCGAAATATATCTTCTGAATTGAGCTTCTTTCCAAGGCCATTTATCGCTTTTCAGTCGTCTAGCAAGATAAAATTCTTGAAAGTTATCCATGTATGAGCGGATGAGAGCCACCATTCGGACGATGGGCGGAGATGACAGTGCCACTTGGTATTGCAGGCGACTAAATAGCGTACGCACTGATGGAGCATGTAGGCCGGTTCTGAGTGCGTCTTGTACGAAGAATAGTGACCCAGTTAATAGGTTAACCACCAAGTATTGTCCCTAAGGTGTAAGAATTAACCCGAATATATTTTCGTATCTTGTCCTCTTTGGCTGGCCTTTTATTTGCTTGGCGATTTATCGGCGCTTGCCGATTGGACCGGCAACCATTTGGTCAATATTAGGAGCCTATTTGATTTTGCCGGTTGGCAATGCGGTAGACCTGCCTCTCCTTCCCCCCTTGGACAAGATAACTATTCCGAATGTAGCGGCATTTTTGGTTTGCAGGTTTCTGCTTGGCCGGCCTGTAAATCTATTGCCAAGTGGAGGTTGGGGCAAATGGCTGATGATTGTTTACTTATTGAGCCCATTCGTAACGGCCGCAGTTAATAGTGATCCCGTAATCGCGGGTCCACGGTATATCGGAGGTATGGATTATTATGATGCGCTATCCGATGTCATTAGACAGAGCTTATTTATTGTGCCCTTCGCGCTCGGTCGACAACTTCTGACTTCCGCCAGCGATAGTGAAAATATAATTCGAGCTCTGGTGGTTGCCGGTATTGTTTACTCGCTACCCATGCTTTTTGAAGTTCGCATGAGCCCTCAACTTCATACGTGGATTTATGGGTATTTTCCACATAGTTTTCTTCAGCAGATGCGCGATGGGGGATTTCGGCCCGTGGTTTTCCTCGGGCATGGCCTATGGGTGGCGTTTTTTGCTATGACGGCCGTGGTAGGGGCGGCTACGTTGTGGCAGGCACGGATTTCCGTCGGGCGCTTTAATCCTGCAGGTGTGCTGGCTTACTTAAGCGTGGTTCTGCTCTTATGCAAGAGTATGGCATCGATGCTTTATGCGGCTGTGCTGCTTTTATTTATTCGCTTTACGTCCGTCACCACTCAACTGAATATCGCGAGATGTATAGTGCTTATTACCTTGCTGTATCCAATGTTGCGAGCCATGGAATGCTTTCCTGTGCAGGGCATCGAGGAAATGGCTGCGTCGGTTAGCAAGGAAAGAGCGCAATCCCTGAAGTTTCGACTAGATAACGAAGAAATCTTGCTCGCCCGTGCTAGGGAGCGAGCTTTTTCGGGCTGGGGAAGTTGGGGACGCAATAGGGTTTACGACGAGGCTACCGGCGATGATTTGTCGGTCACGGATGGCCGTTGGATTATCGTGATGGGCCAATACGGCTGGTTCGGTTACATTGCTGAGTTCGGCTTATTGGCATTGCCTGTTTTTAGAGCGTTTAAGGCAAGTCGTTATGTTCCCATTAAGAAGGATAGAATTATCCTGGGCGCGCTATCGCTCATACTGGCGATTAGCCTACTTGATTTGCTCGTTAACGCTTCAGTGACGCCTTGGACCTGGCTAATTGCCGGTAGCTTGCTTGGTCGATGCGAATCTATTAATCCGGCCACTAAAAGGCGTGCATACTGAATGGAGCATGTATGCCCGTTCTGTGCGCGTTTTTGTATGAAAAATAGTAGTCAGGTTAATATTTTAAGGCACGAGGATTAGCCGACACAAAAGCACCTGGCTATATTATGAGCTTAGTTACTTACTATTTGTTGTGTCCATCGGAATGTCAACAGCATTGCTTACAGAGTGGGCTGGCGTGCGTAGTTAAATAGGCTAGGCCTCCCGTAGCATAATGGAAATAACCGCAAGAAAATGTCGACGTCAACTATTGCTCAGACTCGCCTGCGTGGCAGGGTTATTCAAGCCGGGTTCTGGTGGGTCTCTGGTTACACGGTAAATCAGGTCTTGCGATTTGCAGGCAACCTCATTCTGACTCGACTTTTGTTTCCTGATGCATTCGGTCTCTTGGCTATCGTTCAGACGGTCATACTCGGATTCACGATGCTCTCGGATATGGGGGTTGCTCCTTGCATCGTCCAGAACAAGCGGGGCGATGATTCAGCGTTTCTAAATACCGCCTGGACGATACAAGTAGTCCGAGGTTGTCTGCTGTGGGGTTTGTTGTGGATCGCATCGAAGCCATCAGCGGCATTTTATGAGCAGCCCCTTCTGGCGGAATTGTTGCCTGCAGCCGGGTTAACCGCGCTCATCACGGGATTTAACTCAACGAAACTCGCGACCGCCGACCGTCATTTGGAAGCCGCGCGAGTCACGCTCATCGACCTCGGTTCCTATGCATTTGGCTTAGTGATCACTGTCCTTTGGGCCTGGGCCGAACATACGGTATGGGCTTTGGTTTGGGGTAGCGTCATTGGCGCGGTGACGAAGATGTTTGCCAGCCACCTTGCGCTGCATGGCGTGAAGAATTGGTTTCATTGGGATGACGCATCGGCTCGAACTCTGTTTGGCTTTGGGCAATGGGTGTTTGTCAGCTCTCTGATCACATTTCTTGCGGGAGAGGGAAACAAGTTGTTGATCGGCGCCATGTTGGATATTCATCAACTCGCTTTTTACACCCTGGCGAGCACCATGAATGTCATGTTCATGCAGGCTTGCCAGCAGGTTGCAGCGAAGGTCCTGTTTCCATCTTATGCAGAAATTATC includes:
- a CDS encoding oligosaccharide flippase family protein; protein product: MSTSTIAQTRLRGRVIQAGFWWVSGYTVNQVLRFAGNLILTRLLFPDAFGLLAIVQTVILGFTMLSDMGVAPCIVQNKRGDDSAFLNTAWTIQVVRGCLLWGLLWIASKPSAAFYEQPLLAELLPAAGLTALITGFNSTKLATADRHLEAARVTLIDLGSYAFGLVITVLWAWAEHTVWALVWGSVIGAVTKMFASHLALHGVKNWFHWDDASARTLFGFGQWVFVSSLITFLAGEGNKLLIGAMLDIHQLAFYTLASTMNVMFMQACQQVAAKVLFPSYAEIIRNHPERLYGALEKGRLAIILPGWLVAVFFVFLGDTVMRLFYDARYADSGTMLQLLAIGSLSAVMSLSYAGVLMAKGMVGRSAMLQAVQVLIQIGAMLVGHQLSGVYGLMVGLAVANWIVYFVVAIVFARLSLWHPRVDLPFLGMSAVVLFLAINYGLLPTRG
- the pepA gene encoding flocculation-associated PEP-CTERM protein PepA; the protein is MNGNKPSSFVSIGLEGVLILVAFAGVAQAAPTPWKGIADYKSAPGSVGDEDLVGPFSTYDFGTGVVLSKLISGDGQHVGDVFQGYYQTYVQGHELNALPVSAGGLNSNYELTVVAEFQETITGITAFGPTFSVTGGSAALYFDTSPDRSYVSDSGFNNGVPILTGRITSGSAFFVSPIGMGSSQFELSLNGTFSGYNSAVYEPDTIGGGIANFNLRATLSDLVFLNTISTVQGESKVGNILLAGDGGLQLTTAVPIPFAGWLFGAALVGLTLVHRQKSDL
- a CDS encoding CpsD/CapB family tyrosine-protein kinase; translated protein: MGLRNDPYADVFRLLRTNILRQLREKRWTSLAIVAPTAECGKTFVTVNLAIALAMEVNQTVLVVDADLRKPNVAWYFGMKPEKGLLDYLQDDVTVEDLLVNPGFDRLVVLPGRGTTEHSSELLALPRMTSLVTELKTRYDSRIVLFDLPPLLASDDAMLFMPHYDAALLVIEDGKNTPGEIRHSINILDGTPLAGMVLNKSRAVTVTPYQRATG
- a CDS encoding PA14 domain-containing protein; translation: MDHKYSALILFALLVLSFPPVQACEAPSESFCADYFRGIGLSGPVLATETTSKIDFDWKNGRPHRRVSANFFSARWEGIFDFDAHPYEFMVRADDGIRVAIDGTIVIDRWKPTRGQKNRTTLTPGSGKHRITVEYFELTGLAGATVDWHPITSTNSVAFVTYNAKGALAVSQQAPWTNSPPRLPIGINLSTFDYWNSAVPFKDLMMQSGVVGVYKQASNDRCETQPPLVNNGYPKYVPAGCRIRIFSTFQIKNEYWPNGVPTYRPGHYVLLHKGVGTIKLSWDAANVKYTSAGRIEFDVPTPGTGLQIEIVNSDNNNPVHDMHIVHADDEATFRTQPFNEKWLNILKPFNVIRFMDWGRVSQNITKYSGAAVAHTTNTLTLPSSAPSVDNLFNGMVTMINVNGKYPRVFIEKYDGASRTLFLRSPIELSTTGAQPTLTIFDFPNKTWEERAQPTTLGQTTNAGVAFEYMIDLANTINANPWINIPTAADDRFVQELAKLIKSRLKPTLKCYIEYSNETWNYGWPGYHYSEAKVNDMKLTGTWIPADAWQAYRAVEIFRIFNQVFGERDLREQRNGSRLVRVLTSQTAWLDRAMKVMDWTNSGNTYPTLGIPAHKFADAWGMTTYFSAPGGAKTIELASTTELIDMQIAAIDQEVAKTPKPGLFRQIIEACRKRGLQVVAYEGGTHLLAPQERTDLVAKVVLTNRESRMEQLYSHALTAWENLAKEYGSSAIGVWNQYYDVGRYSKYGYWGILESTYQDPSTVPKYKAIQSFVNGNRVNN
- a CDS encoding WecB/TagA/CpsF family glycosyltransferase; the encoded protein is MNNRVHIMGIDFDPLTMADVVATVLTWAGETYHTCRYVVTPNVNHVVTFQDNDGLQAAYRDASLVVVDGKPVLLASRLLGKRLPGLVPGSDLCPVLFDTAVKQSGLRVFLLGAGDGVAERAARVIQARWPWISVCGYYTPPMGFNSESHENAEVIDCINAAQPDVLLIGLGAPKQEIWIHAMRAQLHVKVALCIGAAIDFLAGEKTRAPKWMRFVGLEWLHRALSEPKRLAGRYWHDAKVFPLLVLRDRSRLKRVRTMLQRSPIR
- a CDS encoding polysaccharide biosynthesis/export family protein yields the protein MKTFPDVLLASTVKIATLFSIAGKYWVLALVYVGILWIPACSYAEDVYRLNTGDKLRIDVWQEENLRADVIVLPDGTINFPLVGSVPVAGKTTTELASVLKEKLSDFIPGPEVNVALVTLEGNVIYVIGEVTRPGPLIMTRNMTVVQALSMAGGLTPFAEKNDIHILRADQGRNTVSIPFRYGDVEDGDKLDSIVPLQSGDTIIVP